The DNA region TGGTGGGCGATCGCCCAATTATACTCTGCCTATTTCTTTACTATGAGCTCAACAAATAACATTTAGATTTTTGCAGTATTGTCAGCATTCAATCGTATGGGTAGGGTCACCACAAATTCTGTCCTCCCTCCAACAGAAGAATAACAATTCAATGTACCACCATGTATATCAGTAATAATCTGATAGCTCACAGACAACCCTAATCCGCGACCTTTCCCTGTAGGTTTAGTTGTGAAAAAAGGATCAAAAATTTTATCTTGAATCTCGTTGGGAATTCCTATGCCATTATCTGCTATTGAAATAACAACCTGGTTTTCTAAAGTGAGAGTAGTCTGAATTTGAAGTGTATGATGCGGTTCAAGAACTCCCTCTTGATTTCGCTTTTGGTGTGCCTCCTCTAAAGCATCAATTGCATTATTAAGAAGATTTAAAAAGACTTGGTTAAGTTGTCCAGGAGAACAAAAAATACGAGGCAATTCTCCATAACTTTTGACGATATTGATCTCAAAATTTTGGTCACTAGAGTGGATACGGCTTTGCACAATCATCAATGCAGACTCTAAACCTTCATGAATATCCACAACCTTAAAAGTGGCTTCATTTAGGCGTGAGAAATTGCGACAAGATTCAACAATCTTACTAATTCGCTGAGAACCAATCTGCATAGACTGGAGTAATTTTTTTATATCTATCTGGATAAAATCAAAATCTAGCGATTCAAGTTCCTCTTGAATAACGGTACTCGGTTGAGGATATTCTTGTTGATATAATTGAATGATTTTTAGTAAGTCATCATAATATTGATTGGCATGTTCTAGATTCCCACAAATAAAGCTAATAGGATTATTAATTTCATGGGAAATGCCAGCAATCATATGCCCTAAGCTCGACATTTTTTCAGCTTGAATCAGTTGGGCTTGAGTCTGCTTTAACTCCATGAGTGTTTCTTCTAATCGCTGATTCTGCTGTTTAAGCTTTTGCTCAGTATTCTGCCGTTCTATCTCGGCAGCTGAACGAGCAGCAAAAATTTTCAGAATAGCTTCCTGTTCCTCATAGCTGCGAGTCAAAGGTTGAGTATGCAAAGCTGCAATATGACCAAGTATTTTCCCGTGACTGTTACAAATAGCGATTCCTAGGTAACTTTCTGCTCCCATTGTTACTAAGTCTTCATCTTCTGGGAATTTTTCCTGAATCCCACTATCGTAAATTTGCAGTCCTTTCTCAATGGCGATACCACAAGGAGTTCCTGACAGGACATAGTCGAAATTCGGTCCGAAATCCTCTCCTGCCCAAAAAGCTAACACTTGAGCTTTTGGCTCTTCACCATCAATAAATTTAGCAATAAATGCATATTGAACTTGAAGAAGTTCTGCTAAGTAATGGACACAAACACGGAAGAATTCCTCCCCAATTTGAGAGGCAAGTCCTTCCACAATCAATTTAAGGTCTGCTTCCCAATGGCGTTGTTCAAAGATTCTCGATTGAGTTTCTTCCGCTAAATTGGTGAGGTTATTTGAGACTTCCATGAATATTTTATGAATAGTTTAATTTGATTCCAAACACAGCATTTTTTTAAGCAAGATTATTTTCGATTTATTTAAAGTTTCAATCATCAACAGCTTAAATAAATTTTAAATTCAGTGCCTTCTCCTAATTTAGAGCGCACCTCAATTTTCCCCTCATGTTTTTCAGTGATAATTTGATGGGCGATCGCCAATCCGAGTCCAGTCCCTTTACCGACTCCTTTCGTGGTGAACAAATGGTCAAATATCCGAGATTGAACAATTTCTGGCATGCCTTTACCATTATCAGAAATCCGAATTTCGACAATGTTTTCTTCAGCCAAATAAGAAGTTTGAATAGTGATCACCGGAGTATCTTTTTCGACCATTTCAGATGCTTTTTCTTGAGTAACTTCGTCAAACATATCAATCGCATTCGCCAAAAGATTCATGAAAACCTGATTGATCTGTCCAGGAAAACATTTAATCTCTGGCAAATCACCGTAATGTTTCACCACTTTAATCTCAGGGCGATCGTCATTTGCCTTCAGACGATACTTGAGAATTAATAACGTACTATTTAACCCTTCATGCAAATTCGCGCTGATCTTATATTTCTTATCCGCACGGGAAAATGTCCGCAAACTTGTACTAATATCCATAATACGATTTGCGGCATTGACCATGGAATTAAGGAGCTTTGGAAAGTCTTCTAAAAGAAAATCAAGATCAATATCTTCGGCCTCTTTTTTGACTGCAGCATTCGGTGGATGTTGCGCATGATAAAGCTCTAAATATTCAAACAAATCCTGCATATACTCTTTGACATTATTGACGCTCCCATTCAGAAATCCAACGGGATTATTGACCTCATGGGCAACACCAGCGACTAGATTACCTAGCGACGCCATTTTTTCCCCTTGAATAATTTGCAGATTAAGTTGCTGTAGCTCTAAATCTGCTTGATGACGTTCAATTGCAATGCGTGCCAGATAGGTTGCAACTTCCGTTAATTGGCGATCATGCTGTGTAAATTGGCTAGGTTCAGGCTGATACATGGCCAGAGTGGCTAACACTTGACCCTCAGATCCCAAGATTGGTGTCGAAGCACAAGCTCGCAACCCAAAATCTAAGGCTAGTTGAACAAAATCAACCCACAACGGATCTGTAGCAATATCTGTCACCGTGACAGAAGCTTTGAAATAGGCAGCAGTACCGCAGGAGCCAACCTTTGGCCCAATCGCCAGACCATCAATTATTTTGTTGTATTCAGGAGGTAAGCTTGGGCCAGCACCATGACGCAAACGACCTTCGGCATTGAGCAATAAAAACGAGCAATAGGCAGGATGAGGACTCTGGCTTTCAATATATAAAGCTATTTCATCTAAAATTTCTGCTAAAGATAAACCTTGGGCAATAAGTGCCAAAATTCGCTGCTGACCTTGGGAAAGTGCAACGGTTTCTTCGAGTTCTTGGGATGTTTGTTGGGCACATTGGAGCGCTTGCTCTAATTCTTTGTAGAGTAAAGAATTTTGAATAGAAATCGCAGCCTGGGTACAGAGAAAATTCAGGATTAAGATACGTTCTTCTGTAAACACACCACTGGTGTAATTATTGTTGAGATATAAAACGCCAATAAGTTGACCTTGGTTGAGCACTGGCAAACATAAGGCATTTTTGGGTTGATGCTGACTGAGATAGTCTCCAATTACTGGTAAGTCAGTTTGTAGATTCTCAAGGAGAACAACTTCCTGGGTATTTTTGACATACTGAATCAGTTTGACAGGCACATCTGGATTATTGGTTAGTGGGTCTGAGCAAAGATAGGTTTCTTCTTTCGTGGCGATCGCCCGAACCTGCGACTCTTCTGTTTCATCGAGCAAGACCAAAGCACAACGATCAGCACCAGAGTTTTGCAAAATAATTTGGGTTAGATAGCGTAACAATTCATCCAGTTGAATAGTACCGGCCAAGACTTGGGAAGCTTTCAGAATGCTGACGAGATCAAGAGTTTGATTAAAGCTGGGACTATTAAAATTCTGATGGATAGTCGTATAAATCGAGTCTGTTTGCCCAGGCAGTGTGGTCAAAGGAGTGAGCACGTCTCCTAAGGTTGTAGATGAGTCAATTACAGGTCGTAAAAGATTCGAATAGTGCGTTTCCAACTCCGAGATCTTTGCCCTTGCCCCCCAGCGCGAGTAACAATAATAGGCATCTTGCATATAGCTGGCAGCGATTTTCTCTTTCCCCCAGCCCAGATAAAATTTTGCAGCCAATTCATTCGCAAGGGCTTCTTCTTGGGTAAAACCATTCGTCTTCGCACCGGCGATCGCCAAATCATAATGGTCAATCGCTTCTGCTTTTTGTCCTAAAATACGGCTTTTCTCTGCTGTCACTAAATCAACTTTATGTTGATAATTCATGGGGGCATGTTTAGCCCAATATCGCTGCAGTTGCACTTGATTTTGGCCCACGCGACTTAAGGCTTCCGGTAAAGACTTTGAGGCGTTATTTAACTCTTCATCTGAGACTAAAGCCAAAGCGATGAGCGAATCATAAAAATAGAAGGCTGGCTCAACAATCAGACCAGTGACAAAACTT from [Leptolyngbya] sp. PCC 7376 includes:
- a CDS encoding sensor histidine kinase, translating into MEGLASQIGEEFFRVCVHYLAELLQVQYAFIAKFIDGEEPKAQVLAFWAGEDFGPNFDYVLSGTPCGIAIEKGLQIYDSGIQEKFPEDEDLVTMGAESYLGIAICNSHGKILGHIAALHTQPLTRSYEEQEAILKIFAARSAAEIERQNTEQKLKQQNQRLEETLMELKQTQAQLIQAEKMSSLGHMIAGISHEINNPISFICGNLEHANQYYDDLLKIIQLYQQEYPQPSTVIQEELESLDFDFIQIDIKKLLQSMQIGSQRISKIVESCRNFSRLNEATFKVVDIHEGLESALMIVQSRIHSSDQNFEINIVKSYGELPRIFCSPGQLNQVFLNLLNNAIDALEEAHQKRNQEGVLEPHHTLQIQTTLTLENQVVISIADNGIGIPNEIQDKIFDPFFTTKPTGKGRGLGLSVSYQIITDIHGGTLNCYSSVGGRTEFVVTLPIRLNADNTAKI